A region of Hymenobacter sp. J193 DNA encodes the following proteins:
- a CDS encoding CusA/CzcA family heavy metal efflux RND transporter, translated as MFDRLIHFSIHNKLIIGILTLALVAWGGYSLSRLPIDAVPDITTNQIVVYTVAPSLAASDIERLVSFPVEQSLATIPNREEVRSFSRFGLSVVTIVFEDGVDIYWARQQVAERLREAESQIPESIGRPEMAPVSTGLGEVYQYLVRAKPGFEKKYDARELRTIQDWIVRRQLLGTPGVADVASFGGQLKQFEIRLDPTRLRSLGVTTEQVYQAVSRNNQNAGGAYLDQKPTAYFIRTEGLAENAADLGNIVVRNTEGGLPVLVRDVADVRLGSAVRYGAMTRNGEGEVTGGIVLMLKGANANDVIKDVKTRMLTVEKSLPEGVAIDVYLDRSELVGRAIGTVKTNLIEGALIVLFVLILFLGNWRAGLVVASVIPLAMLFAIAMMRLFGVSGNLLSLGAIDFGLVVDGAVIIVEAIVHRLHGGQLRVPGNRLSTDQMNEETYHAASKIRSSAAFGEIIILIVYLPLLALVGIEGKMFRPMAQTVAFAIIGAFILSLTYVPMMSALALSRSTEVKPNFSDRMMRWLEARYRPLLEWALRRKAVVLTSAVALFVGSILLFRTLGGEFIPQLSEGDFAIELRTLTGSSLSYTVDRSLQAGAILQKQFPEVKEVVAKIGAAEIPTDPMPVEAADVMVILEKDQDKWTSAKTQEELAGKMAEALSVIPGVTFGFQQPIQMRFNELISGAKQDVVLKIYGEDLQQLASYAERAARLVRQVEGAEDVYVEQVTGLPQIVVKLDRNRLARFGLNAEDVNRTVQTAFAGQTAGQLFEQERRFDVVLRLAPELRQNIGNVRQLLVATPGGEQIPLEQVAAVDLLEGPNQIQRDDAKRRITVAFNVRGRDVESVVTELQGKVDQQLQLAPGYYTTYGGQFENLRKASERLSIAVPVALLLIFVLLFFTFKSFKQSILIFTAIPLSAIGGVLALWLRGMPFSISAGVGFIALFGVAVLNGIVLIGYFNQLKEEGRTDVFARILEGTQVRLRPVLMTATVASLGFLPMALSQSAGAEVQRPLATVVIGGLVTATLLTLLVLPVLYALSERNSKAKEEEQPQRTPAVPVSLVLLVLGGLLAAAPARAQGPLTSTQAVGQALQANGTVQGAQRALEAQQALRRTAFDVGRTTILGTYGQVNSPLSDNVLSIGQSLALPGYYRAQAGLSQAQIGGREQQLAQVQAELRRQVRLSYERAVHARHRLRTLRGQDSIYTEFLRAAQLRFKTGEVARLEPANALIQQGETQNLLAQARADYAVAQRQLQALLQTNGPVAIADSVLRLLPAPGGTVDTATLAATPQARVLQQQIAERRAETRVEQAQGLPQVTVGYTNQSLRGTYEVDGRAQTYGTGDRFQSVQAGVAIPLLRGPQKARVQAAKLQEQVATTAYQRYQAEAAAQLDELRLRLAEQQRRVQFYEQTGLPQAAVIVRLSQRAYKAGETTYSELLLNLERALSVRTAYLDALLQHNQTAIDLDYLLGTAAQ; from the coding sequence ATGTTTGACCGGCTGATTCATTTTTCCATTCACAACAAGCTCATTATCGGAATCCTGACCCTGGCCCTGGTGGCCTGGGGCGGCTATTCCCTGAGCCGGCTGCCGATTGACGCGGTACCCGACATCACCACCAACCAGATTGTCGTCTACACGGTGGCTCCCTCGCTAGCGGCCAGTGACATCGAGCGCCTCGTGTCGTTCCCCGTCGAGCAGAGCCTGGCCACCATCCCCAACCGCGAGGAAGTGCGCTCCTTCTCCCGCTTCGGCCTCTCGGTCGTGACCATCGTCTTCGAGGACGGCGTGGACATCTACTGGGCCCGCCAGCAGGTGGCCGAGCGCCTGCGCGAAGCCGAGAGTCAAATACCAGAGAGCATCGGCCGGCCGGAAATGGCCCCGGTCAGCACCGGCCTGGGCGAGGTGTACCAGTACCTGGTGCGCGCCAAGCCCGGCTTCGAGAAGAAGTACGACGCCCGCGAGCTGCGCACCATTCAGGACTGGATCGTGCGGCGCCAGCTGCTAGGCACGCCCGGCGTGGCCGACGTGGCCAGCTTCGGCGGCCAGCTCAAGCAGTTCGAAATCCGGCTCGACCCCACCCGCCTGCGCTCGCTGGGCGTCACCACCGAGCAGGTGTACCAGGCCGTGTCGCGCAACAACCAGAACGCCGGCGGCGCCTACCTCGACCAGAAGCCCACCGCCTATTTCATTCGCACCGAGGGCCTGGCCGAAAACGCCGCTGACCTGGGCAACATCGTTGTGCGCAATACTGAAGGCGGCCTGCCCGTGCTCGTGCGCGACGTGGCCGACGTGCGCCTGGGCTCGGCCGTGCGCTACGGCGCCATGACTCGTAACGGAGAGGGCGAAGTGACCGGCGGCATCGTGCTCATGCTCAAGGGGGCCAACGCCAACGACGTCATCAAGGATGTGAAAACCCGCATGCTGACGGTGGAGAAGTCCCTGCCCGAGGGCGTGGCCATCGACGTGTACCTGGACCGCTCCGAGCTGGTGGGCCGCGCCATTGGCACGGTGAAAACCAACCTGATTGAGGGCGCCCTGATTGTGCTCTTCGTGCTCATCCTGTTTCTGGGCAACTGGCGCGCCGGCCTGGTCGTGGCCTCGGTCATTCCGCTGGCCATGCTCTTTGCCATCGCCATGATGCGCCTGTTCGGCGTGTCGGGCAACCTGCTCTCGCTCGGGGCCATCGACTTCGGCCTGGTAGTGGACGGCGCCGTCATCATCGTCGAAGCCATCGTGCACCGCCTGCACGGCGGGCAGCTGCGGGTGCCGGGCAACCGTCTTAGCACCGACCAGATGAACGAGGAAACCTACCACGCGGCCAGCAAAATCCGCTCCTCGGCGGCGTTTGGCGAAATCATCATCCTCATCGTGTACCTGCCCCTGCTAGCGTTGGTCGGCATCGAGGGCAAGATGTTCCGGCCCATGGCCCAGACCGTGGCCTTTGCCATCATCGGCGCGTTTATCCTGAGCCTGACCTACGTGCCCATGATGTCGGCGCTGGCCCTGAGCCGCTCGACGGAAGTGAAGCCCAACTTTTCCGACCGCATGATGCGCTGGCTCGAAGCCCGCTACCGCCCGCTGCTGGAATGGGCATTGAGGCGTAAAGCCGTAGTGCTCACCTCCGCGGTGGCGCTGTTCGTGGGCTCCATCCTGTTGTTCCGCACCCTGGGCGGGGAGTTCATCCCGCAGCTCTCGGAAGGCGACTTTGCCATTGAGCTGCGCACCCTCACCGGGTCCTCGCTGAGCTACACCGTGGACCGGAGCCTGCAGGCCGGGGCCATCCTGCAGAAGCAGTTTCCCGAAGTCAAGGAGGTCGTGGCCAAAATCGGCGCGGCCGAGATTCCCACCGACCCCATGCCCGTGGAGGCGGCCGACGTGATGGTGATTCTGGAAAAAGACCAGGACAAGTGGACCTCCGCCAAAACCCAGGAGGAGCTGGCCGGCAAGATGGCCGAGGCGTTGAGCGTGATTCCCGGCGTAACCTTCGGTTTCCAGCAGCCCATTCAGATGCGCTTCAACGAGCTTATCAGCGGCGCCAAGCAGGACGTGGTGCTGAAGATTTACGGCGAGGACCTGCAGCAGCTGGCCTCCTACGCCGAGCGGGCCGCCCGCCTGGTACGCCAGGTCGAAGGGGCTGAGGACGTATACGTGGAGCAGGTCACCGGCTTGCCCCAAATCGTGGTCAAGCTCGACCGCAACCGCCTGGCTCGCTTCGGCCTCAACGCCGAAGACGTGAACCGCACGGTGCAAACCGCCTTTGCAGGCCAGACCGCCGGCCAGCTCTTCGAGCAGGAGCGCCGCTTCGACGTGGTGCTGCGCCTGGCCCCCGAACTGCGCCAGAATATCGGCAACGTGCGTCAGCTGCTGGTGGCCACCCCCGGCGGCGAGCAGATTCCGCTGGAGCAGGTAGCCGCGGTGGACTTGTTGGAAGGCCCCAACCAGATTCAGCGGGATGACGCCAAGCGCCGCATCACCGTGGCCTTCAACGTGCGGGGCCGCGACGTGGAAAGCGTGGTGACCGAGCTGCAGGGCAAAGTGGACCAGCAACTGCAGCTCGCGCCAGGGTACTACACCACCTACGGCGGCCAGTTCGAAAACCTGCGCAAGGCCTCCGAGCGGCTCAGCATCGCTGTGCCGGTAGCCTTGCTGCTGATTTTCGTGCTCTTGTTCTTCACGTTCAAATCGTTCAAGCAGTCCATCCTCATTTTCACGGCCATTCCGCTCTCGGCCATCGGCGGGGTGCTGGCGCTCTGGCTGCGGGGCATGCCCTTCAGCATCTCGGCCGGCGTGGGCTTCATTGCGCTGTTCGGCGTGGCCGTGCTCAACGGCATCGTGCTCATCGGCTACTTCAACCAGCTCAAAGAGGAAGGGCGCACCGACGTGTTTGCCCGCATTCTGGAAGGCACCCAGGTGCGCCTGCGGCCGGTGCTGATGACGGCCACCGTGGCCTCGCTGGGCTTTTTGCCCATGGCCTTGTCACAGTCGGCGGGGGCCGAAGTGCAACGGCCACTGGCCACCGTCGTCATCGGCGGGCTGGTCACGGCCACGCTGCTGACCCTGCTGGTCTTACCGGTGCTCTACGCCCTGTCCGAGCGCAACAGCAAAGCCAAGGAAGAAGAGCAGCCGCAGCGCACGCCGGCCGTGCCGGTGTCGCTGGTGTTGCTCGTGCTGGGTGGATTGCTGGCCGCCGCGCCCGCCCGGGCGCAGGGTCCACTGACCTCCACCCAGGCCGTGGGTCAAGCCTTGCAGGCCAACGGCACGGTGCAGGGAGCCCAGCGCGCCCTGGAAGCCCAGCAGGCCTTACGCCGTACGGCCTTCGACGTGGGCCGCACCACCATCCTGGGTACCTATGGCCAGGTGAACTCCCCGCTCTCCGACAACGTGCTGAGCATCGGCCAGTCGCTGGCCCTGCCCGGCTACTACCGGGCCCAGGCTGGTTTGAGCCAGGCCCAGATTGGGGGCCGGGAGCAGCAACTGGCCCAGGTGCAGGCTGAACTGCGCCGGCAGGTGCGCCTGAGCTACGAGCGGGCCGTGCACGCCCGGCACCGCCTGCGCACCCTGCGCGGGCAGGACAGCATCTATACCGAGTTTCTGCGCGCGGCCCAGCTGCGCTTCAAAACCGGAGAGGTGGCCCGCCTGGAGCCCGCCAACGCCCTGATTCAACAAGGCGAGACGCAGAACCTATTGGCCCAGGCCCGGGCCGACTACGCCGTGGCCCAGCGCCAGCTGCAGGCCCTACTGCAAACCAACGGGCCCGTCGCCATTGCCGACAGCGTTCTGCGCTTGCTGCCCGCCCCCGGGGGAACCGTGGATACGGCAACGTTAGCAGCCACCCCGCAGGCGCGGGTGCTGCAGCAGCAGATTGCCGAGCGCCGCGCCGAAACCCGGGTGGAGCAAGCCCAAGGGCTGCCCCAGGTGACGGTGGGCTACACCAACCAGTCGCTGCGGGGCACCTACGAGGTGGACGGGCGCGCGCAGACCTACGGCACCGGCGACCGGTTCCAGAGCGTGCAGGCCGGCGTGGCCATCCCACTGCTGCGCGGCCCTCAGAAAGCCCGCGTGCAGGCCGCCAAGCTGCAGGAGCAAGTCGCCACCACCGCTTATCAGCGCTACCAGGCCGAAGCCGCCGCCCAGCTCGATGAGCTGCGCCTGCGCCTGGCGGAGCAGCAGCGCCGGGTGCAGTTCTACGAGCAGACCGGCCTGCCCCAGGCCGCCGTCATCGTGCGCCTGAGCCAGCGGGCCTACAAGGCCGGCGAGACCACTTACTCCGAGCTGCTGCTCAACCTGGAGCGTGCCCTGAGCGTGCGCACGGCCTACCTCGACGCCCTGCTCCAGCACAACCAAACCGCCATCGACCTGGACTACCTGCTCGGCACTGCCGCCCAGTAA
- a CDS encoding DUF6660 family protein encodes MRLLSLFFACYFALLSCMTCTDEVTVCQDQAQSTVAAATHSDCSTDALGDWCSPLCQCHCCGGVVVTLTSGALAMYPQVTEWGSSPQHGRLIVGVPTRDFGAVWQPPQA; translated from the coding sequence ATGCGCCTGCTCAGCCTGTTTTTTGCCTGCTACTTCGCGTTGCTCTCCTGCATGACTTGCACGGACGAGGTGACCGTGTGCCAGGACCAGGCCCAATCGACGGTGGCCGCGGCCACGCATTCGGACTGCAGCACGGACGCGCTGGGCGACTGGTGCTCGCCGCTCTGCCAGTGCCACTGCTGCGGCGGGGTAGTGGTAACGCTAACCAGTGGCGCCCTGGCCATGTACCCCCAGGTGACCGAGTGGGGCAGCAGCCCCCAACACGGCCGGCTGATTGTGGGCGTTCCGACCCGGGACTTCGGGGCCGTGTGGCAGCCGCCCCAGGCCTAA
- a CDS encoding transporter, which translates to MRAFRLLSLGLLLTGGLSALAQAPTGLPAPDPAGVDTLRARKRVYTLFKPVPGALMRPLSTDRPDATESAYSVDAGHFQLETDVLRLGRSRLAGQAVAQQELGFNHANLKMGLTHNVDLQVVVESYTVQTEGEGDTGTRRAGFGDVTVRLKRNLWGNDGGPTAFALMPFVKLPTGRSCGNGAWEGGIVTPFSVQLPHDFTLGTQFQATFNRDSEAREHFLELAPTLTVGHDLYKTLGGFVEIATAWDTRGRAWSATLNGGPVLRLGENLQLDTGINLALTKDTPTTYFLGCSFRR; encoded by the coding sequence ATGCGTGCATTTCGACTTCTCTCCCTGGGCCTGCTGCTGACCGGTGGCCTGTCCGCGCTGGCGCAAGCCCCCACCGGGCTGCCCGCCCCGGACCCCGCCGGCGTGGACACGCTGCGGGCCCGCAAACGGGTTTACACCTTGTTCAAGCCCGTGCCCGGGGCCCTGATGCGGCCGCTGAGCACCGACCGGCCCGACGCCACGGAAAGCGCCTACTCGGTGGACGCGGGCCACTTCCAGCTGGAAACCGACGTGCTGCGCCTGGGCCGCTCCCGCTTAGCGGGGCAGGCGGTTGCGCAACAGGAGCTGGGGTTCAACCACGCCAACCTGAAAATGGGGCTCACCCACAACGTGGACCTGCAGGTAGTGGTCGAGTCCTACACCGTGCAGACGGAGGGCGAGGGCGACACGGGCACCCGGCGGGCGGGCTTCGGCGACGTGACCGTGCGGCTCAAGCGCAACCTGTGGGGCAACGACGGGGGCCCCACGGCCTTTGCCCTGATGCCCTTCGTGAAGCTGCCCACGGGCCGCAGCTGCGGCAACGGCGCCTGGGAGGGCGGCATCGTTACGCCGTTCTCGGTGCAGCTGCCCCACGATTTTACCCTGGGCACGCAGTTTCAGGCCACTTTCAACCGCGACAGCGAAGCCCGGGAGCACTTCCTGGAGCTGGCGCCCACGCTAACGGTGGGCCACGATTTGTACAAGACCCTGGGGGGCTTCGTGGAAATTGCCACCGCCTGGGACACCCGGGGCCGCGCTTGGAGCGCCACGCTCAACGGCGGGCCCGTGCTGCGCCTGGGCGAGAACCTGCAGCTGGACACGGGCATCAACCTGGCCCTGACCAAAGACACGCCCACCACGTACTTTCTCGGATGTAGCTTCCGGCGCTAG
- a CDS encoding Nramp family divalent metal transporter yields the protein MPPAPLPVTPAPVAAEPGWRKPRNAPSLREVYASIKVPPASASFWRKLFAFWGPGLMVAVGYMDPGNWATDLAGGSRYGYTLLSVILISNLFAMLLQHLAAKLGIVTGRDLAQACRDHYSKPVAMVLWVLCEIAIAACDLAEVIGSAIALNLLFGLPLSWGVVLTVLDVLVVLYFQNKGFRVIESIVAGLIVIIFGCFVYEIIVSNPDYMAMLGGLVPRPEVVTNPQMLYIAIGILGATVMPHNLYLHSSIVQTRQIEQTEPGKRMAIKFATIDSTVALFLAFFVNAAILVTAAATFHKTGMYNVADINDAHKLLTPVLGAGAASMLFAVALLAAGQNSTLTGTLAGQIVMEGFLNIRLKPWLRRLVTRSIAVVPALIVTLIYGEKGTGQLLVLSQVILSLQLSFAVVPLVLFTSSRAKMGVFANGLLVNATAWTVSGIIIALNVYLLVQTFFG from the coding sequence ATGCCCCCGGCGCCGCTGCCGGTAACGCCGGCCCCGGTCGCCGCCGAGCCCGGCTGGCGCAAGCCGCGCAACGCGCCTTCGCTGCGCGAAGTGTACGCTTCCATCAAGGTGCCGCCGGCCAGCGCCTCGTTCTGGCGCAAGCTGTTTGCCTTCTGGGGGCCCGGTTTGATGGTGGCCGTGGGCTACATGGACCCCGGCAACTGGGCCACCGACCTGGCCGGCGGCTCGCGCTACGGCTACACCCTGCTGTCTGTGATTTTAATTTCCAACCTGTTCGCCATGCTGCTGCAGCACCTGGCGGCCAAGCTGGGCATCGTCACGGGCCGCGACCTGGCCCAGGCTTGCCGCGACCACTACTCCAAGCCCGTAGCCATGGTGCTCTGGGTGCTCTGCGAAATTGCCATCGCCGCCTGCGACCTGGCCGAGGTTATTGGCTCGGCCATTGCCCTGAACCTGCTTTTCGGTCTGCCCCTGAGCTGGGGCGTGGTGCTCACGGTGCTCGACGTGCTGGTGGTGCTCTACTTCCAGAACAAGGGCTTTCGGGTTATTGAGAGCATCGTGGCGGGCCTCATCGTCATCATCTTTGGCTGCTTCGTGTACGAAATCATCGTCTCGAACCCGGACTACATGGCCATGCTCGGCGGGCTGGTGCCCCGCCCCGAAGTGGTGACCAACCCGCAGATGCTTTACATCGCCATCGGCATACTGGGGGCCACCGTGATGCCGCACAACCTGTATCTGCACTCCAGCATCGTGCAAACCCGCCAGATTGAGCAGACCGAGCCCGGCAAGCGCATGGCCATCAAGTTCGCCACCATCGACTCGACGGTGGCCTTGTTTCTGGCCTTCTTCGTGAACGCCGCCATCCTGGTCACGGCCGCCGCGACCTTCCACAAGACGGGCATGTACAACGTGGCCGACATCAACGACGCCCACAAGTTGCTCACGCCGGTGCTCGGGGCAGGCGCGGCCAGCATGCTCTTCGCGGTGGCCCTGCTGGCGGCGGGCCAGAACTCCACGCTCACCGGCACGCTGGCCGGGCAAATTGTGATGGAAGGCTTCCTCAACATCAGGCTCAAGCCCTGGCTGCGGCGCCTGGTTACCCGCAGCATTGCCGTGGTACCGGCCCTGATTGTAACGCTCATTTACGGCGAGAAGGGTACCGGCCAGCTGCTGGTGCTCAGCCAGGTGATTCTGTCTTTGCAGCTCAGTTTTGCCGTGGTGCCGCTGGTGCTCTTCACCAGCAGCCGGGCCAAGATGGGCGTGTTTGCCAACGGCCTGCTGGTCAACGCTACGGCCTGGACCGTGTCGGGCATCATCATCGCCCTGAACGTGTACCTGCTCGTGCAGACTTTTTTCGGCTAG
- a CDS encoding IS110 family transposase: protein MPSAKPLIPPLKYVVGIDIAKSSFVACFGQVDGHQQLLFGKETTFENTLGGFASLLSWVARQQAVAVPLWFVVEATGVYYEELAYFLADQQQLLSVLLPNKVKHFARSTELKSKTDQLDARLLCRLGLERALPAWQPPTPALRQLRALARERQVLTKQGAQLKARVHAYQHSYQPDSRTLARLAAQQQLILQQLAALDQDLTELLAAEPELARKLTQLTSIPGIGLTTAIIVVAETSGFALVENERQLASYAGLDVVQRQSGLSAHATRISKRGNTRLRTALYLPALSSLRHNPRQIAFYARLRTRHPSGKPGVIAVMRKLLVLCYSLWKNDQAYNPDYPTAHQSRHEIAPATEVSRGYTG, encoded by the coding sequence ATGCCCTCCGCAAAACCCCTGATTCCCCCGCTCAAGTACGTTGTCGGAATCGACATTGCCAAGAGCTCCTTTGTCGCCTGCTTTGGCCAGGTGGACGGCCACCAGCAGTTGCTCTTTGGCAAGGAAACTACCTTTGAAAACACGCTGGGCGGCTTTGCCAGCCTGCTCAGCTGGGTGGCCCGGCAGCAAGCGGTTGCCGTTCCGCTGTGGTTTGTGGTCGAAGCCACCGGCGTCTACTACGAGGAGCTAGCGTACTTTTTAGCCGATCAGCAGCAGCTACTCAGCGTGCTGTTGCCCAATAAGGTGAAGCATTTTGCCCGCAGCACGGAACTCAAAAGCAAGACCGACCAGCTGGACGCGCGCTTGCTCTGCCGGTTGGGTCTGGAGCGGGCGCTGCCTGCCTGGCAGCCGCCCACGCCGGCGCTGCGGCAGCTGCGGGCCCTGGCCCGCGAGCGGCAGGTGCTGACCAAGCAAGGGGCGCAGCTCAAAGCCCGCGTACATGCTTACCAGCATAGCTACCAGCCCGATAGCCGAACATTGGCACGCCTGGCGGCCCAGCAGCAACTTATCCTGCAGCAGTTGGCAGCGCTGGACCAGGACCTGACGGAACTGCTGGCGGCCGAGCCGGAGCTGGCGCGCAAGTTGACGCAGTTGACGAGCATTCCCGGCATTGGGCTGACGACAGCCATCATCGTGGTAGCCGAAACCAGCGGCTTTGCCCTGGTCGAGAATGAGCGTCAACTCGCTTCCTATGCCGGCCTGGACGTGGTGCAGCGGCAAAGCGGCCTCTCGGCGCATGCCACCCGCATTTCCAAGCGCGGCAACACGCGCCTGCGCACGGCGCTCTATTTGCCCGCGCTCAGCAGCCTGCGCCATAACCCGCGGCAAATCGCCTTTTATGCCCGTTTGCGTACGCGTCACCCCAGCGGCAAGCCGGGCGTCATTGCTGTCATGCGCAAACTGCTCGTGCTCTGCTACTCGCTCTGGAAAAACGATCAAGCGTATAATCCCGACTATCCCACGGCCCACCAGAGCAGACATGAAATAGCCCCGGCCACAGAAGTGAGCCGAGGCTACACAGGATGA